One Gossypium hirsutum isolate 1008001.06 chromosome A11, Gossypium_hirsutum_v2.1, whole genome shotgun sequence genomic window carries:
- the LOC107923179 gene encoding 14 kDa proline-rich protein DC2.15, which translates to MASKKLASMAFFLALNILFFSLVSACGSCSSPTPKPRPNPKPNTPTPTASARGRCPRDALKLGVCANVLNLVNVTVGSPPVMPCCSLLNGLVDLEAAACLCTAIRANILGINLNIPVSLSLLLNVCSRNVPTGFQC; encoded by the coding sequence ATGGCTTCAAAAAAATTAGCTTCCATGGCCTTCTTTTTGGCACTCAACATTCTCTTCTTTTCCCTAGTCAGTGCTTGTGGCTCTTGCTCTTCACCCACCCCTAAACCAAGGCCAAACCCAAAACCCAACACCCCCACCCCTACTGCATCCGCACGAGGCAGGTGCCCTAGAGATGCCCTCAAATTAGGTGTATGTGCCAATGTGCTTAACTTAGTCAATGTCACCGTTGGTTCACCTCCAGTGATGCCATGCTGTTCCCTTCTCAATGGCCTTGTCGACCTCGAAGCTGCTGCTTGCCTTTGTACTGCTATCAGAGCTAACATCTTAGGCATCAACCTTAACATCCCAGTTTCTCTTAGCTTGCTCCTCAACGTTTGTTCAAGGAATGTTCCAACTGGCTTCCAATGCTAA
- the LOC107923200 gene encoding oxysterol-binding protein-related protein 2A isoform X2 has protein sequence MHGDKEDCDSGYPQIERRKKLPDPVLREKGVSLWSLIKDNVGKDLTRVCLPVYFNEPISSLQKCFEDLEYSDLLDRAYKYGKEGNSLQRILNVAAFAVSGYSSSEGRHCKPFNPLLGETFEADYPEKGVRFFSEKVSHHPTLIAFHCEGKGWKFWGDSNLRSKFSGRSIQLDPVGVLTLEFDDGETFQWSKVTTNIYNLILGQVYCDHHGLMQIRGNSQYSCKLKFKEQSIIERNPHQVHGFVEDHSGKKVATLFGKWDDSMYYVNGEVKGSGKPKVCCPSEATLLWKRNEPAPNPTRYNLTSFAITLNEITPGLQEKLPPTDSRLRPDQRHLESGEFDRANSEKQRLERRQRMRLQTNIQMFIPRGNQYLNLMPRMNKRSWWKFKGFIPYIMKVFVLRKC, from the exons ATGCATGGTGATAAAGAAGATTGTGATTCCGGATATCCTCAAATCGAAAGGCGAAAAAAGCTTCCCGATCCAGTTCTAAGAGAGAAAGGGGTTAGCCTTTGGTCTCTGATCAAAGACAATGTGGGAAAGGATCTCACACGAGTTTGTCTCCCTGTTTACTTCAATGAGCCAATATCATCCCTTCAGAAATGTTTCGAGGACCTAGAATATTCGGATCTTTTGGACAGAGCATACAAGTATGGAAAAGAA GGGAACAGCCTCCAACGGATTCTTAATGTTGCTGCATTTGCTGTTTCTGGGTATTCTTCTTCTGAAGGCCGGCATTGTAAGCCTTTCAATCCTTTACTAGGAGAAACTTTTGAAGCGGACTATCCTGAAAAAGGAGTTCGTTTCTTCTCTGAGAAG GTTAGTCACCATCCAACCCTTATTGCATTTCATTGTGAAGGCAAAGGGTGGAAATTCTGGGGTGACAGTAACCTCCGCTCGAAGTTTTCTGGGCGTTCAATTCAGCTTGACCCTGTTGGCGTTCTGACCCTGGAGTTTGATGATGGGGAAACATTTCAGTGGAGCAAG GTAACTACTAATATTTATAATCTCATCCTTGGTCAAGTATATTGTGATCACCATGGATTGATGCAAATTCGTGGGAACAGCCAATATTCATGCAAACTCAAATTCAAAGAGCAATCTATTATTGAGCGGAACCCTCACCAG GTCCATGGATTTGTTGAAGACCATTCAGGTAAAAAGGTTGCTACATTATTTGGCAAATGGGATGACAGCATGTATTATGTCAATGGTGAGGTGAAGGGGAGTGGCAAGCCAAAGGTCTGCTGTCCTTCAGAGGCCACCTTGCTATGGAAAAGGAATGAGCCAGCTCCTAATCCGACTCGCTACAACTTAACATCATTTGCGATCACACTAAATGAGATAACACCTGGGTTGCAG GAGAAGCTCCCACCTACAGATTCTAGGCTTCGACCAGACCAACGTCATTTAGAGAGCGGGGAATTTGATAGAGCAAATTCAGAGAAACAACGGTTGGAAAGGAGGCAAAGAATG AGATTGCAGACCAATATTCAGATGTTCATCCCAAGAGGTAACCAATATTTAAACCTGATGCCGCGGATGAATAAG AGAAGTTGGTGGAAGTTCAAGGGATTCATACCATATATAATGAAAGTTTTTGTTTTGAGAAAATGTTAA
- the LOC107923200 gene encoding oxysterol-binding protein-related protein 2A isoform X1 — MHGDKEDCDSGYPQIERRKKLPDPVLREKGVSLWSLIKDNVGKDLTRVCLPVYFNEPISSLQKCFEDLEYSDLLDRAYKYGKEGNSLQRILNVAAFAVSGYSSSEGRHCKPFNPLLGETFEADYPEKGVRFFSEKVSHHPTLIAFHCEGKGWKFWGDSNLRSKFSGRSIQLDPVGVLTLEFDDGETFQWSKVTTNIYNLILGQVYCDHHGLMQIRGNSQYSCKLKFKEQSIIERNPHQVHGFVEDHSGKKVATLFGKWDDSMYYVNGEVKGSGKPKVCCPSEATLLWKRNEPAPNPTRYNLTSFAITLNEITPGLQEKLPPTDSRLRPDQRHLESGEFDRANSEKQRLERRQRMSRKLQESGWKPRWFRKDGNGSYHYVGGYWEAREQANWDGCPDIFGEFNEETVDSSG; from the exons ATGCATGGTGATAAAGAAGATTGTGATTCCGGATATCCTCAAATCGAAAGGCGAAAAAAGCTTCCCGATCCAGTTCTAAGAGAGAAAGGGGTTAGCCTTTGGTCTCTGATCAAAGACAATGTGGGAAAGGATCTCACACGAGTTTGTCTCCCTGTTTACTTCAATGAGCCAATATCATCCCTTCAGAAATGTTTCGAGGACCTAGAATATTCGGATCTTTTGGACAGAGCATACAAGTATGGAAAAGAA GGGAACAGCCTCCAACGGATTCTTAATGTTGCTGCATTTGCTGTTTCTGGGTATTCTTCTTCTGAAGGCCGGCATTGTAAGCCTTTCAATCCTTTACTAGGAGAAACTTTTGAAGCGGACTATCCTGAAAAAGGAGTTCGTTTCTTCTCTGAGAAG GTTAGTCACCATCCAACCCTTATTGCATTTCATTGTGAAGGCAAAGGGTGGAAATTCTGGGGTGACAGTAACCTCCGCTCGAAGTTTTCTGGGCGTTCAATTCAGCTTGACCCTGTTGGCGTTCTGACCCTGGAGTTTGATGATGGGGAAACATTTCAGTGGAGCAAG GTAACTACTAATATTTATAATCTCATCCTTGGTCAAGTATATTGTGATCACCATGGATTGATGCAAATTCGTGGGAACAGCCAATATTCATGCAAACTCAAATTCAAAGAGCAATCTATTATTGAGCGGAACCCTCACCAG GTCCATGGATTTGTTGAAGACCATTCAGGTAAAAAGGTTGCTACATTATTTGGCAAATGGGATGACAGCATGTATTATGTCAATGGTGAGGTGAAGGGGAGTGGCAAGCCAAAGGTCTGCTGTCCTTCAGAGGCCACCTTGCTATGGAAAAGGAATGAGCCAGCTCCTAATCCGACTCGCTACAACTTAACATCATTTGCGATCACACTAAATGAGATAACACCTGGGTTGCAG GAGAAGCTCCCACCTACAGATTCTAGGCTTCGACCAGACCAACGTCATTTAGAGAGCGGGGAATTTGATAGAGCAAATTCAGAGAAACAACGGTTGGAAAGGAGGCAAAGAATG TCGAGAAAACTACAAGAAAGTGGCTGGAAACCTAGATGGTTCCGGAAAGATGGTAATGGAAGCTACCACTATGTGGGCGGATATTGGGAAGCAAGAGAGCAGGCGAACTGGGATGGATGCCCAGATATATTTGGTGAATTCAACGAAGAAACTGTTGATTCCTCTGGATGA